A region of the Rhizobium sp. 007 genome:
GCCAGTAACCGAGGCTGCAGACAAGGGGCACGCAGCTGAACGCCGCGCGCCATTCGACGAACGATGCCTCGTTGCTGAGGCGTCATCCGAACCTTCAAAGGGGGCAGGCCCAATGAATCTCGACTACGAGAATGACAGTGCTTTCCATGCGCAGCTTATCGAGGAAGTGCTGTCGCAGTATCCAGACAAGGCGGCTAAGCGCCGCAATAAGCACCTCAGTGTCGCGACGGGCAGAGAGGGAGCCGGCGAGGACGTAAACGCCGTTTCCGAATGCGACGTAAAGTCGAACATCAAGTCCATTCCGGGCGTGATGACGATCCGCGGCTGCGCCTATGCCGGCTCAAAAGGTGTCGTTTGGGGTCCGATCAAGGATATGGTCCACATCTCGCATGGTCCGGTTGGCTGTGGTCAATATTCCTGGTCACAGCGCCGCAACTACTACGTCGGGCTGACAGGCATCGACACCTTCGTGACGATGCAGTTCACCTCCGACTTCCAGGAGAAGGACATCGTTTTCGGTGGCGACAAAAAGCTGGAAAAGGTCATCGACGAGATCGAGGAACTGTTTCCACTCAATAACGGCGTTACCTTGCAGTCCGAATGCCCGATCGGTCTGATTGGCGACGACATCGAGGCTGTATCCCGAAAGAAGGCCAAGGAGCACGATAAAACGATTGTGCCCGTGCGCTGCGAGGGCTTTCGTGGTGTGTCGCAATCGCTCGGCCACCACATCGCCAACGATGCGATCCGCGATTGGGTCTTCGACAAGAAGGACGTGGAATTCGAGTCCGGTCCCTACGACGTTAATGTGATAGGCGACTACAACATCGGCGGCGATGCCTGGGCCTCGCGCATCCTGCTTGAGGAGATCGGGCTGCGCGTGGTCGGCAACTGGTCTGGGGACGCAACGCTCGCAGAAGTAGAGCGTGCGCCGAAGGCCAAGCTCAACCTCATCCACTGCTACCGGTCGATGAATTACATCTGTCGGCACATGGAGGAAACGTACGGCATCCCCTGGATGGAGTACAATTTTTTCGGCCCATCCCAGATCGAAGCCTCTTTACGCAACATAGCCAAGCATTTCGGACCAGACATCGAGGGCAAGACCGAGAAGGTCATCGCCAAGTACAAGCCCTTCGTCGAGGCTGTGACCAACAAGTACCGGCCTCGCCTCGAGGGCAAGAGGGTGATGCTTTACGTCGGCGGATTGCGCCCCCGTCACGTCATCACGGCCTACGAGGACCTCGGCATGGAGATCGTCGGCACCGGCTACGAATTCGCCCACAGCGACGACTATCAGCGCACCGGTCATTACATCAAGAAAGGCACGCTGATCTACGACGATGTGACCGGTTACGAACTGGAGAAGTTTATCGAGGGGATTCGGCCCGATCTCGTCGGCTCCGGCATCAAAGAGAAATACCCGGTACAGAAGATGGGCATCCCGTTCCGTCAGATGCACTCTTGGGATTATTCCGGCCCGTATCACGGCTATGACGGTTTCGCCATTTTCGCCCGCGACATGGATCTGGCCATCAACAATCCGGTCTGGGGCCTCTACGACGCGCCCTGGAAAAAAAAGACGGCGCCCGCGGCGGCAGTTGCAGCCGAATGAGTCAATGTCTCGCGGACAAGGACCGCGGGAGACCTGAAACGTCTCAAAGGTCTCTGTGCCGCCGTAAGTCGCGGCCAGATGGAAAGAGGTGACCACTATGCCGCAATCGGCCGACAAAGTTCTCGACCATGCTCCCCTGTTCCGCGAGCCGGAATACAGGCAAATGTTTACCGAGAAGAAGCTAAACTTCGAATGTCCACACCCGGATCAGATCGTTACTGATCAACGCGAATTCACCAAGAGCTGGGCATATCGCGCAAAAAACCTGGCCCGCGAAGCGCTTGTCGTGAACCCCGCCAAGGCATGCCAGCCGCTCGGAGCGGTTTTCGCAGCGGCTGGATTTGAGCGGACGATGTCGTTTGTCCATGGCAGTCAGGGTTGCGTTGCCTATTACCGATCGCACCTGTCGCGACATTTCAAGGAACCGTCATCCGCGGTATCGTCGTCCATGACAGAAGACGCGGCTGTATTTGGCGGCTTGAAGAATATGGTCGACGGGCTCGCCAATACCTATAAGCTCTACGACCCGAAGATGATCGCGGTCTCGACCACCTGTATGGCAGAGGTCATCGGCGACGACCTGCACGGCTTTATTGAAAACGCCAAGAACGAAGGTTCCGTCCCGCGTGACTTCGACGTGCCCTTCGCCCACACGCCGGCCTTCGTCGGCAGCCATGTCGATGGGTACGATAGCATGGTGAAAGGGGTGCTGGAGCATTTCTGGAAGGGCACGAAGCGCACCGAAGTCGCTGCTTGCGTAAACATCATTCCTGGCTTCGATGGGTTCTGCGTTGGCAACAATCGCGAGTTGAAACGCCTGCTCAACCTGATGCGGGTAACCTACGTGTTCATCCAGGACGCCGCCGACCAGTTCGATACGCCTTCCGACGGTGAGTTTCGCATGTATGACGGAGGCACCAAGATCGAGGACGTGAAGGCGGCGCTGAATGCTGAGGCAACAGTGTCGCTGCAGCACTACAATACTCGCAAGACGCTGGAATATTGCAAAGAGGTTGGACAGGCGACGGCCTCATTCCACTATCCGCTCGGCGTCAAGGCGACCGACGAATTCCTGATGAAAATTTCGGAGATTTCCAGGAGGGAAATCCCCGAGCCAATCCGGTTGGAGCGTGGCCGACTGGTCGACGCAATGGCAGACAGCCAGTCCTGGCTGCACGGCAAGAAATACGCGATCTACGGCGACCCGGACTTCGTCTACGCCATGGCGAGCTTCATCATGGAGACCGGTGGCGAGCCAACGCATTGCCTCGCCACCAACGGCACCCCAGCCTGGGAAGCCGAGATGAAGGAACTGTTCGTATCTTCGCCCTTCGGCAAGGATGCACAGGTGTGGGCCGGCAAGGATCTCTGGGCAATGCGATCACTTCTGTTCACCGAGCCGGTGGACCTGCTGATCGGCAATTCCTATGGCAAGTATCTTGAGCGTGACACCGGCACGCCACTGATCCGACTGACGTTTCCGATCTTCGACCGGCACCATCACCATCGGTTTCCCCTCATGGGCTACCAAGGCGGGCTGCATGTCTTGACGACCATCCTCGACAAGATCTTTGACAAGCTCGATCGCGAGACGATGCAGCCGGGTGTGACGGACTACTCTTATGACCTCACTCGCTAAGAGCGGCGGCCGGCCTAGGCCGGCCGTCTCTCCGCCGAACTTGAAGGCCAGCGCAATGCCCTCGCTCGACGTCAAAATCCAAGAAGCCTTCGACGAGCCTGCCTGCGCGAGAAATCGCAGCAAGGAGCCCAAGGCGCGCAAAAAGGGCTGTTCGAAGCCGTTGACCCCAGGAGCTGCAGCCGGCGGCTGCGCTTTCGACGGCGCCAAAGTCGTGCTGCAGCCGATCACCGACGTCGCGCATCTAATTCACGCGCCGCTCGCCTGCGAAGGCAATTCCTGGGACAATCGCGGCGCTGCGTCGTCAGGTTCCATGCTTTGGCGCACAAGCTTCACCACGGACCTTACGGAACTCGACATAGTGATGGGGCGCAGCGAGCGGAAGCTCTTCAAAGCGATCCGCGAGATCAAGGAGGGATATGCGCCGGCGGCAATCTTCGTCTATGCAACCTGCGTTACGGCGATGATCGGTGACGACATCGAGGCGGTTTGCAAGCGCGCGGCGGAAATGTTCGCCATACCCGTGGTGCCGGTCAATGCGCCGGGCTTCGTCGGTTCGAAGAACCTCGGCAACAAGCTCGCCGGCGAGGCGTTACTCGACCATGTCATAGGCACGGTGGAGCCCGATGACGCAGGCCCTCACGACATCAATATCCTTGGCGAATTCAACCTTTCCGGCGAATTCTGGCTAGTGAAGCCGCTCTTGGATAGGCTTGGTATCCGTGTCCGCGCCTGCATTCCAGGCGACGCACACTATGTGCAGGTTGCCTCGGCCCACCGCGCACGTGCAGCTATGATGGTGTGCTCGACCGCTCTCATCAATCTCGCTCGCAAGATGGAGGAGCGCTGGGACATCCCCTTTTTCGAAGGCTCCTTTTACGGCATTTCTTCCACCTCGGAAGCGCTCCGGCGGATCGCTGAACTGCTCGTAAAGAAAGGTGCCGACTCCGAGCTTCTCAATCGCACGGAAGCGCTTGTTGCGGAAGAAGAGGAAAGGGCATGGAAGAGGCTGGAAGTCTACCGGCCTCGACTTCAGGGCAAGCGCGTGCTTCTCAACACCGGAGGTGTGAAATCCTGGTCGGTCGTCCATGCGCTGATGGAGATCGGCATGGAGATCGTCGGCACATCGGTCAAGAAATCGACGGTCGAT
Encoded here:
- the nifD gene encoding nitrogenase molybdenum-iron protein alpha chain — protein: MNLDYENDSAFHAQLIEEVLSQYPDKAAKRRNKHLSVATGREGAGEDVNAVSECDVKSNIKSIPGVMTIRGCAYAGSKGVVWGPIKDMVHISHGPVGCGQYSWSQRRNYYVGLTGIDTFVTMQFTSDFQEKDIVFGGDKKLEKVIDEIEELFPLNNGVTLQSECPIGLIGDDIEAVSRKKAKEHDKTIVPVRCEGFRGVSQSLGHHIANDAIRDWVFDKKDVEFESGPYDVNVIGDYNIGGDAWASRILLEEIGLRVVGNWSGDATLAEVERAPKAKLNLIHCYRSMNYICRHMEETYGIPWMEYNFFGPSQIEASLRNIAKHFGPDIEGKTEKVIAKYKPFVEAVTNKYRPRLEGKRVMLYVGGLRPRHVITAYEDLGMEIVGTGYEFAHSDDYQRTGHYIKKGTLIYDDVTGYELEKFIEGIRPDLVGSGIKEKYPVQKMGIPFRQMHSWDYSGPYHGYDGFAIFARDMDLAINNPVWGLYDAPWKKKTAPAAAVAAE
- the nifK gene encoding nitrogenase molybdenum-iron protein subunit beta, with protein sequence MPQSADKVLDHAPLFREPEYRQMFTEKKLNFECPHPDQIVTDQREFTKSWAYRAKNLAREALVVNPAKACQPLGAVFAAAGFERTMSFVHGSQGCVAYYRSHLSRHFKEPSSAVSSSMTEDAAVFGGLKNMVDGLANTYKLYDPKMIAVSTTCMAEVIGDDLHGFIENAKNEGSVPRDFDVPFAHTPAFVGSHVDGYDSMVKGVLEHFWKGTKRTEVAACVNIIPGFDGFCVGNNRELKRLLNLMRVTYVFIQDAADQFDTPSDGEFRMYDGGTKIEDVKAALNAEATVSLQHYNTRKTLEYCKEVGQATASFHYPLGVKATDEFLMKISEISRREIPEPIRLERGRLVDAMADSQSWLHGKKYAIYGDPDFVYAMASFIMETGGEPTHCLATNGTPAWEAEMKELFVSSPFGKDAQVWAGKDLWAMRSLLFTEPVDLLIGNSYGKYLERDTGTPLIRLTFPIFDRHHHHRFPLMGYQGGLHVLTTILDKIFDKLDRETMQPGVTDYSYDLTR
- the nifE gene encoding nitrogenase iron-molybdenum cofactor biosynthesis protein NifE is translated as MPSLDVKIQEAFDEPACARNRSKEPKARKKGCSKPLTPGAAAGGCAFDGAKVVLQPITDVAHLIHAPLACEGNSWDNRGAASSGSMLWRTSFTTDLTELDIVMGRSERKLFKAIREIKEGYAPAAIFVYATCVTAMIGDDIEAVCKRAAEMFAIPVVPVNAPGFVGSKNLGNKLAGEALLDHVIGTVEPDDAGPHDINILGEFNLSGEFWLVKPLLDRLGIRVRACIPGDAHYVQVASAHRARAAMMVCSTALINLARKMEERWDIPFFEGSFYGISSTSEALRRIAELLVKKGADSELLNRTEALVAEEEERAWKRLEVYRPRLQGKRVLLNTGGVKSWSVVHALMEIGMEIVGTSVKKSTVDDKERIKQILKDENHLYESMAPRELYSILTEHKADIMLSGGRTQFIALKAKMPWLDINQERHHAYAGYDGMVQLARQIDLAIHNPIWAQVREPAPWEQALPAEERLGEGRASALNSNGETAGDDC